The following is a genomic window from Nicotiana tabacum cultivar K326 chromosome 3, ASM71507v2, whole genome shotgun sequence.
CCTTCGGAAAAGCCTCAAGAGGTATTAACACAAACGGGTTCTGATCGATTGAACCATCGAAAAATCCAACGGGTAcaaaaaaacacatgctaagacataaagaaattttcactaagtctttagccgaaaagagggaaaaattataGCCATTTTAAAGGCCGAATtggcccaacttaaagagccAAAGGGCCAatataaaagagcctaagggctaaaACATGTAGAGTTCGAGACCCTGCTCTCCCATCATCCCGAGATCGCATCAAATTAAGCACAACTCGAAGGTTATAGAAAAAACTTAAGAGATATTCTATTATAAGTTCAAGGATCGCCCATTGATCACTAAAATATCTAAGGGTTTGTTCTTTTCTGAGTCCAAGCCAATACACACTTGATCATTGAAGTTATAACATCAAAACAATTTCACAAAATAAAGATGAAGCAGAATTCAATACAAATCGGAGATGAAGCAGAAAGAAAGAGAATTCCTTGTATTTATAAAGGTTATTTACAGTGCCAACGAGGGGCCTTACACAAAAGCGaagaaacaaaaaacaaaatccTAAGAGCCTAATCTACTTTGGGAGCCGCATCCTCGAGAGACGCATCTTTGGGGGTCGCATCTTTGGGAACCTCCTCCTTGGGGACTCCATCCTCATTTCCTCCGCTCTCAGAACCACTAACAGAATCTTCATCATTGGAAGAAACAAGAAACCTGGCATCGGTTTCCAACGCCCTTGCTTGGGATATCTCTTCAGTGAGGTCGAAACCTCGGGCATAGAtttcttcgagggtctccctctgaGATTGGAACTTAGCCAAATCATTACTCTATTATTTCCAGTCAGAGGCCTCCCTTAGCTCTAATTGAACAGCCTCAGCATCTCTTAAGTACACGGCGATGGTTTTATCAGTCATGTCCTTCGTCCTTTCCACTTTAGCCCTAGTTTCAGCAACCTCAGCCTCGGTTTCAACGAGTTTGGCCTCGAGCTCGTCGATCTTCTTGGCCTGGGCCAGATTTTTCACTTTAATACCCCAGAGCTGGGTCTCAGCCAAGGCTGGTTGGGCTAGAGTAGCCTCTTTATCGGCAGCAAGCCAATCCATATTCTTCTTCTATCGGTTGCAGTCAGCCTTAACCTGATCGACCTCGCCCCCAAGCTACCCGGTCATCTCCaatttttgctgcagctgagacatTGAAGTGTTAGCCTCCACAGTAAGGCCAAGAAGACCATACTCTTTCAAAATCACAGTTACATGCTTGTCTAGCTCGGCCTCATTTTTATGAGCTTTGGCCAAATCAACCCGAAGGTCCTTGAGCTCCTCCTCCTTTTGGCTACAAAGGAGCCTCAGGGCCTTCTCTTCATCCGAAGGCTTCTTGAGCTCGGCCTCACATTAGCTCAGCTCGGCCCTGAACTTGGTAATGGCctacacaaaaaacaaaaaatatcagTCAAGAGAAGGGGAGAAGAAAACGTTACAACAGCGGGAGCTGATACTTACTTGGGAGAAAAGACGATGAGCCTCTTCGAAGAGGGTAGATGCGTTGTTGAGGTTGGCGGCATCATCAACCCCAGTAAAGCAATCCTGGAAATGATCTTCTTCACCAGGGGCTCTGCTCGGGTCAAGCGTTCACAGAGCTCGGGCTTCATTTATTGCCTCATTAGAATAAGATGGTAAAGAAGGAGAGTGACCTATGGTCATGGCCTCGAGCAAGTTACTCGAGGCACTTTATTCAGCCTCGAGGGTCTCGGTACTTTCCCCTGTGGCATACTTGTTGAAGCCAATGGAATAATCTCGACCCCAGGTGATTCGGGGGCCTTTCCCGAGTCTTCCTTCGGAGTTTCCTCATCACGAGGCAAGGTCTCCGATCCGGAGGGTTTGGTAGCCTCAACTGGTTTCCTAGTTTGGGTCACCAGCCCCGATTGTTCGCCATCATTTTCATCATCATCCAGAAACTAGTGGGCCGAATCTATGTCCGCATGAATAAGTTTCCTCCTTAGCCTTCGATTAGGGGCCCTCTTATCCTGGGGGTCTTCAGGTTTCGAAGCCCTTTTCCTCTTGTTATCTTTCCCTAATTTGGGAATCGGGGACTCGGTCTCTTCCCCGACCGGGGCTAGCCTTATTTCGGAGGCATCTCCAATACCTACATGAATTAAGAACAGGCATAAGTAAGGTGACATATTCACTAAAGCAACAAAAACTTAGGGAAATGGCTTACCATGGTGTTTGGCCTCTCATTTGCCTTTCAATAAATCACGCCATTTGGGCTCATTATACATAGAGGTCGCGGATAATTTTCGGACCCAATCTTCGAGGTCGTGGATCGCATGGGGTATCCAAGCAACCACTGCAAAAAAGGTAAAGACATCACACAATGCAAAAATGGAATATAAGAATACACTAGGCAAAGTACTTCACTTACGAATGGGGTTCCATTTCTCTGGGAACAACATTTTATCCACGGGAATGACGTCCAAGGTCCTCACTCGCACGAACCAGCTCATCCAACCCTGATCCTTATTGTCATCATTGCTAGTGAAGAAGGCCTTGATCGATCGATGTTGGAGCTTGATCAACCCTCGAAAAatctgaggccgatacagtcTAATGAGGTGGTTGAGGGTGAACTCTAGCCCCTCGGCCTTATCGGAGAAGTACCGAAGCATATTAACTATACGCTATAAGGAGGGATGGATCTGGCCGAGGGTGACTTGGTATCTTTTACAGAAGTCAATCACAACCGGATCGAGGGGacccagtgtgaaggggtaagtgtaaacacttagaaacccctcCACATGAGGGTAGTGCTCTCCTCGGGGTCGGGAATCTATACCATGACCTCGTCTCCCCAACCATACTCTTTCTTCATGGCTTTGATGTGCTTCTCCGTGATCAAGCAAACATATCTCGATACATGCTTGCATCGACCAGGAATAGCGGGGGGATTTTCAACTCTGAAGTCTTTCTTTATAACGCAAGGGCAGGGAGTGATCTCGTGAAGGGCCGGCGCTTTATCGCCGGCCGACCGGGAAGAAGAGGAAGTAGCTTTCTCTTTTTAAGGAATGGTTTTAGAGGTTTTCGCCATTGATCCAAAGATGTGGAGATAGACGGAGTTTTATGTTTTTTAGCACTAAAAGGAACGGGAGTAGCGGATAATGAGAGAAAAGAGATGAAGAGAAGGAGATATAAAAGAAGTTTAAAGGTGGTTTGAAGATTGGAGTAAAGCTTTCTCTGAAATTAAACCTTATATTTATAGGTGGGCGGCGACGCTTCAACGACGCTAGTGGCCGACCACCACTGGAGAAGTATTTAATGTTTTGGGGAAGCGAACCGATGGGACGTTTCGATCACTTCGAGTACCTATGTCACGAGAATGACGTCATCATCAAGGGCTCTGAAAAATTGAGgttcaaatcgtttcttatcattctACTCTAaaaaacgcggggactatctgtacacGGTAAAATCATGTAACCCCGATTTTATGGGCTCGAGGGCTCACCTCGAGGAACAAAGGGCTCTTACTGAGGGATAAACTGAGTATGGACCGGGTTCGAGTTCGAGGGCAGAACATAAGGATCAAAGATCGAAGTGCACGATGAGTACCGAAACCGAGTATGACCAACCCCGAGATGGAGTCGTTATGAGTTTGTAACAGAATGAGCAAGATTCTCGCCGCGCccccaagatcatggcgtaaattccGGAATAGATTTGTACGAGTTAGTACTaatccgtactaggcggttagacagatGTCCTAATAAGATttcttactgtaaatagaaatgtaccttatttagagTTTCCCTATTATAACTTTATTGTTCTTCACCTATCTCGAGGCCACCTTAGCTCGAGGTCGAGACCGGCTTGCATACTGGTTTGATTTCACTTACTTCCTTAAGTTATACGTTagatttcttgattattaattagtattgGACTAactcacatatctttaaaatcattaacaagtttaattgttactcgtattttcgaggtaaacacaataaacaaagcaaaaaaaaaatagcctTTTAAAACTTAATTAATTTGAACACAAAGCAAAGGTTGAACAAAAAACCCTTTTCACCGCAAATTGAATGTAAGATTGGTTAATTAATTACTTAAATGATGGCATTAGTATGCATCATCTCTACAGTTGAGTCCATCTTTAAGTCATCGCAGCCGACCAAGGATCTCCTTACGTTATTGCCATTGCCATTGCCATTGCCATAGTCATTCTACCACCGACCATTGGCATTTGACCTCCATTGCTTCCTCTGTTGGAGAGCctatactatatatatgtattatatttTCGATCACTACTAAAAAAAACAGCTCTTTCTGGACCGAAGACTATCGACCAAGTCGCACGGAATTAGCAAAAgaagttttttaaatttgtttggacgaaaccgaccaacttcaGTCGATTTTTGTAGCGCCAAAATTCAAATACTTATTGTCTCGACAATCTGCCGGTAATGTGTAccgaaaaaaattatttattagaaAACTGATCGACTCAGTCGGTtttctatttaaaataaattaaaaactaTACTCAAAAAGTTGCCGAGTCGATATATTTTTTTGGTCAAATCTTCAGTCAACTTATTTAAAAACTGACAGTAAACTTATCGAGTGAGTCGGTTATTTTTGCGCAAACATGCACTTGAAGAGTTTAATACGAAAAATAAAGTGTTAGACCAACAAGCATGTGagatctagtggtagaatagtgtaagatagtttgttattcCAGTTGGGAAGGGGTTTGATCCCACAGGCAATTTTGAAGCATTTTAAGCACTTGTCCCTTTTATTTCTTTGATTTAGGACACATACTTTTAAGTGTGTGCAATTAAGTacactatatatttatatattataatcGAAGACTTGGACTTGGACTTGAATTTTGGGCGCGGGCTGAGTCGGAtcctaaaattaattattttattttgtgacagaaaaattaaatttatttgaattttaaattcaaaattcgaacAAATAGTTATGTCTATTATGAAAAGGGTCCAACCGAATATGACTGTTTTTGAAACAAGACATCTTTTCTGAAAGGGTCTGTTAGTTGCCGATAAATACACAAGAATTTCCAACGAAGTAGTATAGaaaatcacaagtattatttcaggctttgttgtatcctgaagagaatcgttttgtatttccctaaattagtatacaggcgataactctttaaggacagtcgattttCATGCCTCAAAGccatttttgtttattattttctaaCAAATAGTACCCTGCCACAGTATAGACCTCGATTAAATCCTGGATGATACATTTTACAATTATATAATTTAAGGAAATCGACCAAGTCGCTATGTATTCGGTTACCGAGAGATTCACTCGTTTTAATATCGACCAGTGTTTTTCGACCCACCCAATTCGGTTGCGTGGTTTTTTATCAACCATCGATCATGTTCGGTTGGTTTTTTTGGTCGGAATGATCCTATTTTTTGTAGTGTATAAAGGTGGTTTCAGAGTCAAAGAAACATCTCGATTATTTTATCAAGTAGTGTTATCTCATTAATACATGTATTAGATAATTTTGCACATCGAGTCTTAGGCAGGGAGGAAGAAACCACTTAGTATTTAGTATCACTATTGAAATTTGAACTACGATCAATgagctttcactttattaaccACTAGCCATACCCTAGAATTCTCTTGTAGTTGAATACTGTACTTCTATTGCACACATTCATGGTAAGATCAATCTATGCTAGCATAGCTGAAAAAATAAGTATAATAATTTCAATGATCAACAATACGAAATTGGAATTATATTCCATACGCTCTGATTATTTTTAATTGgatatgaaatttaagaaaaataagaaaattttgTAATCTTAATATGTCATGTGAAATGCTAAAGTTAAAGAATTACTAAATATAGAAAGAGattcttttaaaatatacttACTAAAACGAAAATAAGATACATAAGTTAAAACAATAGAGTACTAATTAAAAATTAATGGTTGTCATTGCACATTTGCACTCCTTCACGTCACTAAAATCTCTTTCTTTAACCTAATTTCCCATAAGCTTCAAACAGAAAAATGTGAGTTTTAACAATTAATCATTTGAAATTCCCCTTGATTAGTTGGATCCACAACTTCTTAGTTATCTCTAGGCACTAAACCAAAACAATGATATTTTGACTCAAACAAGTGGTAGACACGCATAAAACAATCCCAAAAACAAACTGTCACCGTGTTGCCATTTGTTGACTAGGAAAAATAAAAACACAACATTAATTaagaacataaaaaaaaaaaaagtgttgtTATAATGACGTGTGAGGATAGACATTCTCACACTCtgcaatttatatatatactttttttaatgtaaagaaaataaaaacgaCCTTTATATACATAGTGGCCAGAAAGGCTAAAGTTATGGGACTCCAACTTTTTATGTGAAAGCCATTTTCACAGAACTCTAACAAACTCCAAATTGCTCTATCGCTCCTTTACTCCATTCTCATCATCAATTATCACTAGTAAATAAAATTCATCTGGTTCGATCTCGACATCTTAATTTTCGAGATTGAACATTTTCTTGGCTCCTTCGGCGATTACGCGCCGACAATGGCCTTTGCCTCTTCAGAAACCACCCTATTCGGCAAATACGAGTTAGGAAAACTCCTCGGATGTGGCGCATTCGCCAAAGTGTACCACGCTAGGGACATCAAAGATGGCCGAAGCGTGGCgattaaaatcatcaacaagacAAGAATTAACACCAATCCCGCGCTGAAGTCCAACATCAAGCGCGAGATCTCAATCATGCGGCGTCTACGACACCCGCACATTGTCAAACTCGATGAAGTATTGGCGACCAAGACGAAGATCTACTTCGTCATGGAATTCGTCAAGGGCGGCGAATTGTTCGCGAAAATCGCCAAGGATGGAAAATTCAGCGAGGAAAAAAGTCGGAAAATTTTCCAGCAACTCATCTCCGCCGTCCGTTACTGTCATTCACGCGGCGTCTACCACCGTGATTTGAAACCTGAAAACTTATTGATTGATGAAAATGGCGATTTGAAAGTGTCCGATTTTGGACTCAGTGCGTTAACGGAACAAGTTCAACAAGACGGGTTGTTACACACGCTTTGTGGGACCCCTTCTTACGTGGCACCAGATATTCTAACAAAGAAAGGATATGATGGAGCTAAGGTATGTTGGATAATAGTCTGTAATTCACATATATTGTGATAATTCTAATGCAAAAATGAGATACTTTGTGCACTAGGCTGGGCAATATCTCTTTAGGGAAAGTTGTTTTTATGTCTCAAATTCCTTTTTTTCTAATTATATGCTATTGTATTTTCATCAGGTAGACATATGGACATGTGGAATCATCTTGTTTGTATTGAATGCTGGATATTTGCCATTCCATGATTCAAATCTCATGGGGATGTACCAAAAAATATGCAATGGACAATTCAAGTGTCCTAAATGGATGTCATCTGATTTAAAACGATTTTTATCTCGACTTCTTGATACAAATCCTATAACAAGAATAACAATCGAAGAAATCATCAAAGATCCTTGGTTCAAGAAGGGCTTGAAACGCGTTAAATTTTGCGAGGAAGATGGTCAGCCTCAGAAACatattcagaatttaaatttaaCGAGTCCATCCAGCTCTGATGAGCCTAGCAAGGAAATAGAAGAGGTTAAGGAGGGAGAAGACAAGAGTTCTTATTTGaatgcttttgatattatctcatTCTCTTTAGGATTAAACCTCTCAGGATTGTTAAACGATGAATGCAATCCGTTGGAGGATTCAGAACGGTTAATCGTGGAAGAGTCGGATGAGACGGTAATAGAGAGAGTGGAGGAGATGGCGAAGACGGAGAATATCAggttgaagaagaaaaaagaatggGTGATGGAGATGAAAAAAGGTAAATTGATCATGAACGTGGAAATTTACAGAGTGACGGATGGTTTTGTAGTTGTGGAGGTTCGAAGAAAAGTTGGAGAAATTGATATGTATAAAGAGCTATGGAAGAATAAAATTAAGCCAATAATTCTAGGCCAAGAACCAGCAGAGGTTTTggcttaaatttttgttttggttaTACATGATTTAGAAGATATTCAAAAAGAAAACTATACAACTTAGTGTGTGATTTGTACataaattttaaaggaaaagaagGATGTGTAAAGGGAAGTTGTTATCACTTACCCATACTGTTAGTtactaattctttttttttttttaaatgtggtTTGAGAATTTTGTTGTGAGGAAATAAAATTGCACTCGAGATGCGAGTGTATTTGTTTTTTTGAGTTTTATATCTTATGTGCTGATAATGTAAAAGATTATATGTAATATCTCTGTGAATAGTAGCTAACTTACTAGCACAAGTCTGTTACAttgaagcaattttttttttattgacggtgcacataaattaaaatttagtTAATATATTTTCCTTTAAGAAAGAGAAAGGGTGGTAGTTGAATGAATGTCATGTTGTCTGGTAGAATAATTGGCTACAAAAATTCTGCAAATTGATAACAAGGAATAAGATAGAGCATCACAAAGGATTGTTAGATGCGATGAATAAGATCCATTCACCATTAATTAGAGGCCTCGGTTATTCATCCATTCACCATTAATTAGAGGCCTCGGTTCGAGCTTTGAAAATAAAAGATCGGTtcgagatttgaaaataaaagatcGGTTCGATCATAATAAGAAGCGTTTTTctctttaataaattttatatatggaGCAACAGAGCGTGTCGAATTAGTCAATTAGACAGGTCGCAATGCAAAATAtatcaattttaaaaaataaataagatgggCCAGCTAGTCGTATAGCTACAGCCTTACTAGTATAACTCGTGCAGTTCAACAGTCAATAAAGGTTCCTGAAAGAACTTCAATTTTTGATTATTTATTCC
Proteins encoded in this region:
- the LOC107824639 gene encoding CBL-interacting serine/threonine-protein kinase 11-like translates to MAFASSETTLFGKYELGKLLGCGAFAKVYHARDIKDGRSVAIKIINKTRINTNPALKSNIKREISIMRRLRHPHIVKLDEVLATKTKIYFVMEFVKGGELFAKIAKDGKFSEEKSRKIFQQLISAVRYCHSRGVYHRDLKPENLLIDENGDLKVSDFGLSALTEQVQQDGLLHTLCGTPSYVAPDILTKKGYDGAKVDIWTCGIILFVLNAGYLPFHDSNLMGMYQKICNGQFKCPKWMSSDLKRFLSRLLDTNPITRITIEEIIKDPWFKKGLKRVKFCEEDGQPQKHIQNLNLTSPSSSDEPSKEIEEVKEGEDKSSYLNAFDIISFSLGLNLSGLLNDECNPLEDSERLIVEESDETVIERVEEMAKTENIRLKKKKEWVMEMKKGKLIMNVEIYRVTDGFVVVEVRRKVGEIDMYKELWKNKIKPIILGQEPAEVLA